From a single Adhaeribacter swui genomic region:
- a CDS encoding gluconate 5-dehydrogenase, translating into MVLQQFNLTGKIAWVTGGTHGLGMAMAKALGQAGATIVVNGNSSREKLDQAIQEYQAEGLTVHGFLCDVTNQQQVRELVAQIEREIGHIDILVNNAGIIKRIPLVEMDLADWQQVIDVDLTSPFIVSQAVVKSMIQRQQGKIINICSMMSELGRQNVGAYAAAKGGLKMLTKNMATEWAKFNIQVNGIGPGYFATSQTAPLRVAGNAFHEFIVNRTPAGKWGEPDELGGTTVFLASAASNFINGQIIYVDGGILATIGKPMGE; encoded by the coding sequence ATGGTATTACAACAATTTAATTTAACCGGGAAAATTGCCTGGGTAACCGGCGGTACGCACGGCTTAGGCATGGCCATGGCCAAAGCTTTGGGGCAAGCCGGCGCTACCATTGTGGTAAACGGCAATTCGTCGCGGGAGAAACTAGATCAGGCCATTCAGGAGTACCAGGCCGAAGGACTTACAGTGCACGGATTTTTGTGCGATGTTACCAATCAGCAGCAAGTGCGGGAGTTGGTGGCACAGATTGAGCGGGAAATTGGCCATATTGATATTCTGGTGAACAACGCCGGTATTATCAAGCGCATTCCTTTAGTGGAAATGGATTTGGCGGATTGGCAGCAGGTGATTGATGTAGATTTAACGTCGCCGTTTATTGTATCGCAGGCTGTGGTAAAAAGCATGATCCAACGGCAGCAAGGGAAAATCATCAATATTTGCTCCATGATGAGCGAACTGGGCCGCCAGAATGTGGGTGCCTACGCCGCGGCCAAAGGCGGTTTAAAAATGCTCACCAAAAACATGGCTACCGAATGGGCTAAGTTTAATATTCAGGTTAACGGCATTGGTCCGGGTTATTTTGCCACCAGCCAAACGGCTCCGTTACGGGTGGCAGGTAATGCTTTTCATGAGTTTATCGTAAACCGCACCCCAGCGGGCAAATGGGGCGAACCAGATGAACTAGGCGGTACTACGGTTTTCCTGGCTTCGGCGGCCAGCAATTTTATAAACGGCCAAATCATCTACGTCGACGGCGGCATTCTAGCTACCATCGGCAAGCCCATGGGCGAGTAA
- the kduI gene encoding 5-dehydro-4-deoxy-D-glucuronate isomerase encodes MKMHYTLRQAVSPRETKTMDTTALRENFLIETVFQPDEIQLCYTQFDRYIAGGAMPVQDILTLATIPPLKAEYFLERREMGIINIGGAGTVTADGVAYELQYKEALYLGKGTKEVTFASNQADAPAKFYLNSAPAHQTYPSKKVTRAEAEVVELGSLETANKRTINKLLVAGVIQTCQLQMGMTELQTGSVWNTMPAHTHDRRMEVYLYFEVPTGQAVCHFMGEPQETRHIWMQNEQAVISPPWSIHAGAATSNYTFIWGMAGENLDYSDMDPCPITDLR; translated from the coding sequence ATGAAAATGCATTATACTTTGCGGCAGGCGGTAAGTCCCCGGGAAACCAAAACCATGGACACAACTGCTCTACGCGAAAATTTTTTAATCGAAACGGTATTTCAACCCGACGAAATTCAGTTGTGTTATACGCAGTTCGACCGTTACATTGCCGGTGGGGCCATGCCGGTGCAAGATATTTTAACTTTAGCAACTATCCCGCCACTCAAAGCCGAGTATTTTTTAGAAAGACGGGAAATGGGTATTATTAACATTGGCGGTGCGGGCACCGTTACGGCCGATGGCGTAGCCTATGAGTTGCAATACAAAGAAGCTCTGTACTTGGGCAAAGGCACAAAAGAAGTTACGTTTGCCAGCAACCAGGCCGATGCGCCAGCTAAATTTTACCTTAATTCCGCGCCGGCTCACCAGACTTATCCCAGCAAAAAAGTGACTCGTGCCGAGGCCGAAGTAGTAGAATTAGGTTCTCTGGAAACGGCTAACAAAAGAACAATCAATAAACTATTAGTGGCGGGCGTCATTCAAACGTGCCAGTTGCAAATGGGCATGACCGAACTGCAAACCGGCAGCGTCTGGAATACCATGCCGGCCCACACCCACGACCGGCGCATGGAAGTGTATCTGTACTTCGAGGTGCCCACCGGGCAGGCGGTTTGTCATTTTATGGGCGAGCCCCAGGAAACCCGCCACATCTGGATGCAGAACGAACAAGCCGTTATTTCGCCGCCCTGGTCTATTCACGCGGGAGCGGCTACGTCTAATTACACTTTCATCTGGGGCATGGCCGGCGAAAATCTGGACTACAGCGACATGGACCCTTGTCCGATTACTGATTTACGCTAA
- a CDS encoding DUF2200 domain-containing protein codes for MKTTPEHDARIAKLTFASVYPHYVTKAESKGRTKAELHQVLEWLTGFNDQKLQELIEEKATFETFFAQANLNPNAHLITGVICGYRVEEIENPLTQQVRYLDKLVDELAKGKKMDKILRQA; via the coding sequence ATGAAAACAACCCCGGAGCACGACGCCCGCATCGCCAAACTAACCTTTGCCTCGGTTTACCCCCATTATGTGACTAAGGCGGAGAGTAAAGGCCGGACTAAAGCAGAACTGCACCAAGTACTGGAATGGCTCACGGGCTTTAACGACCAAAAATTACAAGAACTGATCGAGGAAAAAGCAACTTTCGAAACTTTCTTTGCCCAAGCCAATTTAAACCCCAACGCTCACCTGATTACCGGCGTTATTTGCGGGTACCGGGTCGAAGAAATTGAAAACCCCTTAACCCAACAGGTACGGTATTTAGATAAGCTGGTGGACGAATTAGCCAAAGGCAAGAAAATGGATAAGATTTTACGCCAGGCATAA
- a CDS encoding DUF1801 domain-containing protein: protein MKEEIQAYNNKQAAVENEICDSLAAIINQQLPEAESKIWHAHPVWFLEGNPVVGYSKLKNGIRLMFWSGADFEEELLQVGTGKFKDASILYTSVAQVNLPDLERWLKKARDIQWDYKNLVKRKGQLERLK from the coding sequence ATGAAAGAAGAAATCCAGGCATATAACAACAAACAAGCAGCGGTTGAGAACGAAATTTGTGACTCGCTAGCTGCAATTATCAACCAGCAACTACCCGAAGCTGAAAGCAAAATCTGGCACGCGCACCCGGTTTGGTTTTTAGAAGGCAACCCAGTGGTGGGTTATAGCAAACTAAAGAACGGGATACGGCTGATGTTCTGGAGCGGGGCTGATTTTGAGGAAGAATTGTTGCAAGTGGGCACCGGTAAATTTAAAGACGCCTCAATTCTTTATACTTCCGTCGCGCAGGTTAACTTGCCCGATCTGGAAAGATGGCTAAAGAAAGCCCGCGACATTCAGTGGGATTATAAAAACCTGGTAAAAAGAAAAGGTCAGTTAGAAAGATTAAAATAA